TACAGAATCCTCATCCTCGTGATCATTTACCACCTTTGGAAACTATAATATCTATTAATGCTGAGACTATGAAAACTATTGAGGTCAATCTGAATAGGTTGGTTGCTCAATACACTTTAAAAAAGGCTGTATTATCTTTTATCATTGCAACTTTCATACTTCTGTTTTAAATTCTTTCTTTTGACTGTATTGGTTATTCATTACTTATATGTTCAACTATTTTTTCACACTTgcttaatatatatttttcatcAAATGTAGGTTTCTCGTGTTATTTTGGTTTGGAACCATTACAAACATCCCTACTTGTCATCGGTGGTGGTTTTCTATTTGTTTATGTGGAAAAAAATTGAACCGAATCAGCGTTTTAATTTCCATTCTGTGAATTTTGTTTAACACATTGCTCAGATGGTCTTCCAAGATTAACAATTAATCATATTCAAAATGTCTTGCTTTTCTATATTCAATTGAAGATTTGTATTCTTTCTAAAACTCATACTAATTAGCTATTTCATTGTTAGTGACATAATATTTACATGTTATGTAAATATGAGATGTAGAGTGTTTGTTATCCATGCTGAAAGTTGCAATATCTTTGTTTTACATGATAAAGTGTTTGCTTACCTTATAGACAAAAAATATAGAGACTTGTTAAAAGATAATCCTTTATTTCTTATGGTGAGTTTGTTATTAACTCCTTTTATACATCATGTATTTACTTTTTCGAATAGTAACTCCTATGTAGAATCTTTAAAAAAGACTTCAGATATTATATGCACCCAATTGTATTCAAACAACAAGAATTTtcatttctattttaattaattttttctgtTAATTATGTTTTAGGTTTTTATGTTCATACAATGTAATTCTTAAATATGTAAATGATCCGGTATATTCTAATCTACAGAGTAATAACTTATATTCAGATGGTTCAAAAATATTGTCCAAACTAATGAGTCAGAAGTTAGTTTTGATGGTTGATCTGAAACCTATCGATGATGACAACATATACTCTGCCTATAATGTGTATAGAATTTCAACTAATGCTTCACTTATAAAATTGTTTGTAGATGCTGAAAATCGTGCAATTGTCTCATTGGTTagcttttttttataaaaaagtatAGCTCATATATTGTGTAtgcattttgttattttaacaTCTTTTCTTGTGATATTTCATTTTTATatagattttttaattattatatttttattttgttaataacatgatattcatttttcttatGGCACAACTTCATCCCATGGAATTTCAAAATCTATTAATTCTTTcgtaaataaaataggttcttttttttcatatataatatttttgaaattcaaCTTGATATATATTCAGATGTCTCTTAGTTGTTGACATgttttttatattcaatttgctaacaattaatttttattattttttttctttttgttcactttttttctttttgtcccATGCTTTCGATTGTTATAATAGTAATATGGTGCACATGAAAATAAATCACACGCAAATAATGGTTTTTAATCCACCTTTCTTACAAGATTTTAGTTATATGCCAAATTGATTCACGAAATATATAACTTTAAGTTCATTTAGAATTCTTAtgcttattattaattatgTGTGTAGGATATCTTTGTCAACATCTTAAGTTATAACTCTTACAATAAAAGATTATTGACTATTTATTGTAATTTGCCActgtttattaaaaaaaaatttaaaacagcATTTAACATTTCTATTCAACAAACTTGCATGTTTATTGATGAGAAGAAAAAATTGTGTACTGTTACATACTTTAAATAAAGAGtgtttgttgttgtttttgttttgctTGAATGAGtcgtttaaaattttttgatcAAGTGTTGTTTATGATCCAATTAAATTAAATACACTCGTAGATATAATATACAAATTTTAGATTCTCataaaaaaacatatattttGCTTTAGTTTATAATTACGTGATAAttcttattttctatattaACCACATTTTAATTTGCACATTTTGTATTTGTAGAAGTATACATATTTCATATTTTTGTTAGTCGTTATTAATTTcatttatataattaaacattCTTCTAATATACTTTGGTAAATATCATCTTCAATAAACCAAAAAATTTCActctttgtttttttcttaatatgtatttatttttgttatgttttttcttttaattatggtgaaaaatcagatacaatcgattttatatgaaattgataattgagaatcattagataaaaatttagttaaatcagtcaaatcatctaacgactctcaacaccttttgattatttttaaatGTAAGAAGTAAAAGGCCTGTTTTAATTCAACTAATTGTGTTTAttcatttaaattaaaatatcaaattatttaaattctATATCAGGTATAAAATCGAGCCTGTAAATAAACTACCCCATGTCCCCAAGACAATTAATCCAACTTAATCTGGAAGAAAAGTATCcatgataattttttaagaaaaaggaaaataaaaacgaCAAGAAAAAGACTTGGCACAGAAAGACAGAGAGTAAGGAAAACAAAACGAAATAAGAATCAGAgtaacgaagaagaagaaagaaagagagtgaTCAGATGGCGTTGCAGTGGTTGGTTCTCTCCTACGTGGTGGCTGCTGAGGCTGCCGTCGCCATTCTCGTTACACTTCCGACTCCCAAGCTCTTAAGGGACCGTCTGGTTTATTTTGTTTCCCTCATTCTCCAACCTGCGCTTTTTATTGTTCCTTTCGCTGGATTCCAGCTTGTCGGTATGCTCTTCTTCCAATTTGTCTTAACtcctttcttcaatttcatgtGTGTGCCTCAAAATCTTCAATTTTCCACTTTTTGTTAGGTAGGGTGCTTGCAAATTGtgcaatttttctttgatttaggGTTTGCGTGTAATTAGTCGTAGAACAAAAATTAGATATATTGTTTGTTCATTTTTCTATTTGGGATGATTTACGTTGGTAGTTGACTAGTTGTATTCGACCATGCCACTGTTTTTTGGGAGATCCATGTGGTGATTTTGGGGGAATTATTGTGTTAGTTTTCAGTGAATTTGGATTTTGTGGTTGTTCGCAGATATATACTGGAAGAATGAGCATAGGTTGATGTGTACATCTGATGTTTGTACTGCTGCAGAGAGAGATCGATATGAGAAATCTGTaagtatttttttgtgaaataTGTTGTTTGGGACTTTCTTCTGCCCTTTTGAGTTGTGAACGTAGAATGATTTAGATTTCGGTGATTTTGATTTTAGCCTTACTGTCAAAGTAGCCTGATTAGAGAACTCCCTGAATTATGGCCACTGAATGTTCATAGTTTACCTTTGGTGATTATGGGTGATAGGGAAGTGTATCAAACTTATAATTAGTTAATGAATGCGGCAAGAATATAGAGATTCAAAAGTAATATAGAGATTCAAAAGTATTAGTAATTGGCTTTAGCTAACCAGTGTCCTAAAGGTACTAATTAGTGTTTCTAATGATGGAAAGTAAAAGTAGTGGAGCTTTGAATGCATTGAATGTTTTGAACACTTCTGAAAAATACCCCTTCAATACAAACTTTCAACTTTAGAAACTTTACCAGTGGGCTGGTTCCTAGTTAGCAAAACCCTTGAGGAATTAAATGTTGGTCAAATTGGCTTATGTTATTCACGAATTGCTCATTTCAATGGTTAATTATAGATTGGCACACCATGGGATTGTAGTTTAAAGCACACATTTTACTGCCAGCTGTTTAATATTTGCTTTGGAGACTTCTGTGATTCTGAATGTTACAAAGCTAATCACATAAAGCCTCAGAATAGTTGTTGCATTTAACTGGATTTTAACCCCTTTATAGATGTTTATTTGTGATTGAATTATCTATACCTGTTCTTAATATTTTTGTCCTCTTTACTCATCAAGCCATTCCCTTCCTTCATCACGCCATCTGAGATCCCAACTCCCAACCACACCCTTCGGGTCTACAGTCCTATGTCGTGTCGCCATTTTGAATATCTATCGGTGGTTTAAACCAAAATGTTGCACTCAGAGAAAGTTCATAGCCGTCATgtttaatttatattacttgaaaCTTTCATGTTAATTGTATTTAATCTAGTTTTTGGGTTTTATTGTGTATCCAAATTCACTCAATTCAGTCCAGCCTCCTGGTACCGTATATTGCATGTAGTTGGAAAGTAGGATCCTTACTCATGGGCAGGTTCCGAAAGCAGCTTTCAATGTAAGCAGATCGTGATCAAAATCAATCAGTGGTTTTTGCTTTGCTCTGTTCAATTTCGTCTTGTTTCATATAGCAGGATAAGGCTTAGTTGTTGTTGTTCATACTTTTTATGCCAAAGGGTTCCACTTCTTGAAATCTTCAAATGTGTTGTAAATCATGCAGTAGGTATATATTGACTGTGAGATAAATCACTTTGAATTCATATAGCTTTGTTTACAGCACCTATCAAAACATTGTAGCCTTTTTAAATGATTGGGAACAAATGTGTTTTAAGTCATCAGAtgtaaagataaataaatactaTATGTGAAGATTTTGAAAGCACACTTTCTACATATGTTTTAAGACAAAAATGTTACCATTACCATCTATGAAAACAAACTTAATGTTGGCTTTCTAGTAAACATACAATAATCAGTTGCTGCAAACTGTAAATAATACTGGACAATAAACATTAACAACAAAAGTgcaacaagaaattaaattcatattgGTCTTGAGTGGTACAATATGCTTTCTTTATTTTAAATCGGATTTAAGAAGTTAACTGCATTTTGGTGTTCAGTCCCCTgccttcttctttctctctttcaaTAAGTCACGAGGTTCTCTGATAGTGCAAATTCTATTAACAATGTACAGACTTTCGTTGCATGCCTGATCGGAACTGTCTCAATCCCTTGTTTCCTATCGTTGCTATGCAGATGATCGTAGTCTTGTCAATATACTTTGTGATTTTTATTATCGCCTCCCTGCTTTCCCAAAAAATCTCAAAATTCCaactatttaaaaattaaaatatatgcCTTATACCAGTTTTTGGGGTTTGAAACTATGTAATATTCTTTTGATTTACTCAATTGAAAATAAGATTTGCCAGATTTGATTCTCTTTCCTTATACTTGACTACATTTTTTACTTACGGACTAttaattgattttgttttctCAGATATACAAAGCTCAGAGAAATGTGGTACTGTGCATTGCAGCTTGTTTTCTCTATTGGTAAAGCACCATCACCAATTTTACATTTGgatctcttttttcttttggtaATGGAATTGACCTAGTTAATAGGGAGAGTATTATAAAAAAGCACGAGAGTGGAAGCATCGAACGAATCTGAGCTGTCGACGAATTAGTTACCCAAATCAAATTGAGTTTTAAACTAATTCATAAGCGGCTTAGACACTCAGATCACCGATGTTCTTGTGCTTTATAATGAGCATCGTTGATATGCCTAATTACAAGTCCTTCCTTTGTTACTGTCTCAATAGGAAATGAACACACAAAATTTTACATTTCCTTATTATGTGACGACTTTCATAATTTTGATTAAATGGAGCCGAGTATTGTACCCACGGAAACTTCTAATCCATCGTGAAATTGAACATATAGCGAGATCATGTAAAATTTTCACACAAGTGGATCTAAAAGAATGGAAGTATCATGTTATGTGAATAATTGGATATTGTGACAGGTCTATCTACCGCATATGCAAGTACCAAAAGGACCTCAAGAATTTGGAGGAAGTGGAGAAGAGGTACAAGTCCAAGTAGCTTCTTTTTGCAGCTTCATATTGTGATATGTTTATTGCTTGGTGGAGGCAGCTATAGTCTATAGTTGAGTCTGATGTACCAAATTATACACTCTTGACAAAACAGCATTTGTTTCAGCTCTAGAGATTTATATTACAACCTTTTTGTGTGTGGTTTTTCActtttgtttaatttaaaaGACGTCTAAAGTGGATTGCAAGTTTCTGTTACTTGAAGCTTTACTATTTAGCATCAATTTCTATTATTCACTTAAATTTCAAGTCGTCATAATGGAACTTTTTATACAAGAGAATACAGGCTTGGTGACGTAACTATATGcttatgcttttttttttttgggggggggggggggggggggttgtCTGAGAGAAGTTTTTTTTTAAGCAGAagtagaaaaatattttttacctGTATATATTTATTGAAGTAGTTTTCATTAGAATCAGAAGCAGTTCGTTATTTGGATACgacaaatatataaatattttttatataattttacaattatgGTCATGTACTcgtgataaaaaattattttgcataatatgatctttttgaaaattttaaagatatattattttattatataaatttagtAGAATGTACTAattaagttatatttttaattttattaaaaatattttattttaattatatatatcacAATTTTTACATATACATTAGTacattttctattttaaaataacataaaatgtttagatataacaaaaaattataatataatgtAATCTCATTTTTAGAATAGTGCAATATAGaaattttattggatttgtATTCCGGTAgggttttatattttttaaatgaatatagttgtattttttaaaatatgtggagataaatttataatcttattattatttttctattttttttcaactGTTTACCTGCTAAAAAAACTGCAGCAAATTGCTTATTTTATGCTTTTGTTTTGTTAGTACaaacaaattatttaaaaaagtttttatttttgaaaaaaaaagtatttcaTTTATCCTAGAAGTACAAACAAACGAACCCTATATTTGAGAATTTTATAAGAGTAAGTGCTATGCTTATATGTGAAGTTTTAGAAATAATGAAAACGTTCTTGTGGTTATATTATGTGATTGGaactttaaaagaaaaaaattttacattAGCCGTCCGTTAAAATTACTATCAAAACAATAGAAATTagaaatagtattttttttctcaCAGTATTTTTAGCCCAGCATGCTAAGAATTA
The genomic region above belongs to Arachis stenosperma cultivar V10309 chromosome 5, arast.V10309.gnm1.PFL2, whole genome shotgun sequence and contains:
- the LOC130983282 gene encoding uncharacterized protein LOC130983282 isoform X1, whose product is MALQWLVLSYVVAAEAAVAILVTLPTPKLLRDRLVYFVSLILQPALFIVPFAGFQLVDIYWKNEHRLMCTSDVCTAAERDRYEKSSSLLVPYIACSWKVGSLLMGRFRKQLSIYTKLREMWYCALQLVFSIGLSTAYASTKRTSRIWRKWRRGTSPSSFFLQLHIVICLLLGGGSYSL
- the LOC130983282 gene encoding uncharacterized protein LOC130983282 isoform X2, which encodes MALQWLVLSYVVAAEAAVAILVTLPTPKLLRDRLVYFVSLILQPALFIVPFAGFQLVDIYWKNEHRLMCTSDVCTAAERDRYEKSIYKAQRNVVLCIAACFLYWSIYRICKYQKDLKNLEEVEKRYKSK